The following nucleotide sequence is from Anopheles stephensi strain Indian chromosome 3, UCI_ANSTEP_V1.0, whole genome shotgun sequence.
ACTCCGACTATCAGCCACCGTTTCACGAATCACCCATCCTGCAAGGGAAAGAGTGGGCCGACTTGGATATCGGTAAGTGTAGAAAAGGGGCTCGTTGGGTCAAGGTCAACCTGGTAACCCCAAGGTAACGCGCGTTTTCCGCTGTCTTTCAGATAACACCTCATTTAAACCGAACTGGAACGAACTGGACGGGAAGGTCAACCGGGTGAGCTTTGTCGGGGCGTACGAAATACGGGACAGCTGCCCGCTGAATCCTTTCGGACGTACGGGTATCCGGGGCAGAGGAATACTTGGTCGCTGGGGACCGAACCATGCGGCCGATCCGGTCGTGACGCGCTGGAAGCTCGATGAGGAAGGCCGCCCGGTAGTGCACCCGGCCAGTGGCAAGCGCGTTCTGCAGATGTGTGCGATTGAACGGCAGGACTGTGGCGAATGGGCCATCCCGGGTGGGATGGTAGATCCGGGCGAGAAGGTTAGTGCGACGTTGCGCCGTGAGTTTCTCGAGGAAACGATGGACAACGATGCCGGCGAGATGGCGGGCGAGGTGGAACAGTTCTTTGCGGCCGGTACCGAGATCTACAAAGGATATGTGGATGATCCGCGCAACACGGACTGTGCCTGGATGGAAACGGTGGCGGTGAATTTCCACGACGAGTCGGGCTCGGTTGTGGGACGGTTCCCGTTGCACGCCGGGGACGATGCGGCCAAGGTACGCTGGATGGATGTGGGCGAGGAGGTGAAACTGTACGCCAGCCATTCGAACATTGTCAAGCGTGTGGTCGATATGCTGGAAGCGCACTGGTGAGAGGCGTGCAGAGGAGTGTGTATCATCATAAAAAGCAGTGATTGGCACGCACATCAGTGGAAACACAGCAGACCCTTTTTTTCGGATTCTTCGGAAGGCTTGTTTGACCTTCGAGACAATGCCTGTGTTGGAAAGTTCGAACGTAACTATCGGGCCAGGAGAAAACGAACAGAGGAATAAATGCAACATTTTCTACTCCGCTGGCATGTTGGTTGGTGATTAAAATAATCGTAACATgtatttgtttcttcttcttctgtcccctcttttttcttcttcatcccTTCTTCGCATGGTTCACTGCAACCCGTGTTGCAGCTCCCTTCCCGGTTAATCTCGTTGCAGCAAACACATAATCGGTTCTTAGTCCTTGTTTCGAATTTGTCACACGAGATTCATGGAGATTTTGCTGCACTGCATTTCTAAGCACTAATGCgacaatggtttttttttatgcggGGGTTAAAGttcgatttttctttcttccctcACATCAGTTAACATGCTCACTCACTTAGCTTCTCTCCTCTGCTGGAGGAAATTCTTCCCTCTGCCTTCATGCTTCAATGCTGTTGCTCGATTGGAAATGTGTCTTGTTTCTATATGACCCAAGGATGTATCTGCTTCTTCTAATTTGCTTtctatttgtttcattttaatttgtttgtttcattcaCAACGAGCTGTTGTACAAGGTATTTAGTAAACATCTCCGGGGATTGTTCTAGTTGTTGCTGCAGTTTCTATTGTTTGGTTTCTAGAGGATTGAATTTTATAAAAGATTTGTTCaacaaattgaaagaaaatagagcaaataataaaaaggaaTGTTTTGAAAGGAAATATTAACAAGAAAATAgagaaaatatacaaaaacaGGATTGCAGGGTTTTCCAGACCAGTTTAgcatttaaaaacaatatctCAATAAAGTCAACAGCATAAAATGCTTATCTGAGATCGTATATGCAATTCACCCTTGTTAACCCTTTTGGGGCGGGCCGGTGGTCGTGACGAGGATGCCAggacaggggttcaaatcccatccggaccttacccccgtagtgaggattgactatctaACTGCATGGAATCATAaagtctagcaagccagaCATAACAGACACGACCTTaaggggtcgttaggccaagaagagagagagagagagagaccctAAGTGGTCGTTaaccaataaataaataaataataactcTTTTTCAACATCGGAAAACAGAATTTTAACTTAACGGAGTCCTACCTAGCCAATGGAAAACTGCCTTAACGGAGCTGTAAACTGTGTTTCGTCTTATAACTCTCGTATCATTTCAAATGGTTCTAGCCAATTGGGGAGGTCCGGTGACTGAgggttggggcggtccggtggccgaggcgacagcggcgccggtcttcacacggcagggccggggttcaaatcccatccagaccgcctccccgtacttaaggctgactacttttctacgggtaaaattaagtcacagaaagccagaaatggcaggccgagacctctcgaggttgtagtgccaaagaagaagaagaagaagaaggtgacTGAGGGGATTGCGGCACCGGTTTTCTCACGGCAGGAACGgggattaaaataaaatctcaaCCAGCGTTGGTAAACGGGTTAACGAGGTTGAATTGCATATTTGATGTCGGATTAGCGTTTTAAGCTGTTTGTATATAGTGTTACAATGTTGAActggcctgagaaaccctgtaaaataGAAGCAGCAATAAGCAATCAattatcaagcaaaaaaaactatcgtGAAGGTTCGCCGAGCGCGAGCTAAAGAAGCAAGGATGGAGCTCTACGCATCCCTAACCAGCTACAGAGCTAATTAAACATAAACTTAAACATAAATTTGGTATCGAGTTGCGTTAAAAGGAATTGCGTTGGAACACACCAATTTAGCAAGTAAGATTCTATCATTGAGATTGCTTGTGagtgtttggtttttcatCCTCTGATCCACCTTCACGTGATTGAACACACCAGCATTATTGCAGGCCCGAGCAGGCCCATTTTCCGCTAACTTTATATATGCAAATGCCAAACGAAAAACCACATGCAAAAATGAAACCTAAAATTGCCTTATTTCCCCCCCTCTTTTCACTATTGTTTTGCGGGCTGTGGTTGTTTTCTgtggtttaatttttccattttgcacTATCGATTGCGGTGAAATGTATGCGTTTCTCTGTGGCTACTGTCCACTATACTTCTTCGACTAAAGACTGTTTTTGGTGGCATATTGTTCGatggcagagagagagagagagaggggaagGAGTTTTCCATTCCTATTTTCATCTTGATTTTCTTCCTTCGATTCGTGCTGTATGACTAGTACCTTGGTTGCGTTCACAATGTtagttgttttgttcttcctttttccctctctctttctcgttctCTCTTTCTAGTTTATCATCATTTAAGTTTACCCTAATTTCTTCCATCTAagtatatatatgtgtgtgtttgtatatagatttgtttttcatttaaatatgtatgtaaatgtttttcgttactcttcttcctctcttatagttttcctttcgcttttttttcatgtttttttttcaattttcttttttttttcttcttattataTGATGGTGTTTGCCCCAACCTCGTTCAAAGCTAACAGAATTTGCATTCTACTGCTAAAAGGgagaatgaaatgaaatacaTCTGGATAACAACAATTTTGATtggaaaacacaacacaagcaCCAAACATGAGGGTTAAACTATTGACCTGAAACATTTGATCTTGCGTTTCTTAAGTTAATCTTACTagagtaaaataaatacacgTTTTTTAAAAAGTGCTTAAAAGCACCCGATTGCAACTGAGATTGTTGGATTTCGACCCATCATAATGGCAAGCAGCACAGTAACAAAGCGCTAAAACCGACAAACAAACTTACTTATTATatacaaataaatataaaagattTTGAACAAATAGGGGGGAATAAAAGTAGCCCGAAAGGAAGGGATTGGGGGCTCGTCGGATTATCACCATCGTCCGCACACTATCACCGGCGCCATCGCCCTTGCCTGCTAACACCTACACCTATCAAAACACGTAGAAATGCAAAATGCTTTCCCAGTCTCATCTATTGACTCTGTTCGTATCCCTAACGCGCGCCCTCCAGCAACGATGTGCATGTGATGTGCTGTCTACTACGTTACCTGGCGATAGAGGAAGAGGAATAGGTaggaagtgttttttttttgggtttcctCCACGGGAAGGGAGCGTATGTATagatagagggagagagagcgggaagaagaaggtggaatacaacaaaaaacacacagtcTCTTCATTGCCTAGTTTCAGAGAAGTTGGTACGCACTGCGGGAGGATACGTACCCAACGCACACACTACAGGGtaagaattaaaaatttaaactcTAAAATCGATTGCTAATGTTGCTGTGCTCCGTCACGTATCGGTTCGCTCGCTTGCTTGCTTCCCCGCAGCGACGAACCCTTTCCATAGCGTAGAGCCTCGATGGCCTAATCGCTGCGTCTTAAAACCTATCCCGCCTACCGTATCCCAGCATCGGGCGGCCTACTTTTTGCCCGATGCAACCCGCT
It contains:
- the LOC118510475 gene encoding ADP-ribose pyrophosphatase, mitochondrial — protein: MAVRQSACRLLSAVAGTGPSCGGAVEQSLETMARIIPGIFKHSRCRNNVYPQSDVRRYPVPDESVFWTQTYSDYQPPFHESPILQGKEWADLDIDNTSFKPNWNELDGKVNRVSFVGAYEIRDSCPLNPFGRTGIRGRGILGRWGPNHAADPVVTRWKLDEEGRPVVHPASGKRVLQMCAIERQDCGEWAIPGGMVDPGEKVSATLRREFLEETMDNDAGEMAGEVEQFFAAGTEIYKGYVDDPRNTDCAWMETVAVNFHDESGSVVGRFPLHAGDDAAKVRWMDVGEEVKLYASHSNIVKRVVDMLEAHW